The following are from one region of the Sandaracinus amylolyticus genome:
- a CDS encoding methyl-accepting chemotaxis protein, with protein sequence MFRFVSVRWKIAGLLFAGVLVITGLDAWLVPERAAQAERESITERARATAAMLSESVVAPLEFDQDDSAAEVMRVALADRLVEWAAVYRANGERVTVVGDGDPPRTMRMRDEPQDVSASESLVVVAAPVARGNNDAIGTVAVAMRSTAIARRREETRGWIAMQGLGVAVVGLLASLWFASRMSSQMQRMARAAEQIARGDVSSNLALAHSNDELGEMATAFERMNDRLRELQQGAVRVADGDLTGSIGGDGELFVAFRRMLDSLRSLTQRIGTSSDAVASASAGMFSAVREQETLATQQTASLEEIRRTLETLAAAADAVARDAQAVHEMSGRTLESSTRMADQTRLVSAHSDRIGEILSLIQDIADRSDLLALNAALEGTKAGEVGRGFSLVAAEMRRLSEHVMDSVRDIRKLVADMRAASHASVLATEESTKLARDAAAAAAKISDAVNRHQEGTSQAKSAADEVVRAVNESLTGSAATTRSAESLLQLSHELKQAIQAFRVASADLPRDQRSGR encoded by the coding sequence ATGTTCCGATTCGTCTCGGTTCGTTGGAAGATCGCGGGCCTGCTCTTCGCGGGGGTCCTCGTGATCACGGGGCTCGACGCGTGGCTCGTGCCGGAGCGCGCGGCGCAGGCGGAGCGCGAGTCGATCACCGAGCGCGCGCGCGCGACCGCGGCGATGCTCTCGGAGTCGGTGGTCGCGCCGCTCGAGTTCGATCAGGACGACTCGGCCGCCGAGGTCATGCGCGTCGCGCTCGCCGATCGGCTCGTCGAGTGGGCCGCCGTGTACCGCGCGAACGGCGAGCGCGTGACCGTCGTGGGCGACGGCGATCCGCCGCGCACGATGCGCATGCGCGACGAGCCGCAGGACGTGTCCGCGAGCGAGTCGCTGGTCGTGGTCGCGGCCCCGGTCGCGCGCGGGAACAACGACGCGATCGGCACCGTCGCGGTCGCGATGCGCAGCACCGCGATCGCGCGGCGTCGCGAGGAGACGCGCGGGTGGATCGCGATGCAGGGGCTCGGCGTCGCGGTGGTCGGGCTGCTCGCGTCGTTGTGGTTCGCGTCGCGGATGTCGAGCCAGATGCAGCGCATGGCGCGCGCGGCGGAGCAGATCGCGCGCGGTGACGTGTCGAGCAACCTCGCGCTCGCGCACTCGAACGACGAGCTCGGCGAGATGGCGACCGCGTTCGAGCGCATGAACGATCGGCTGCGCGAGCTGCAGCAGGGCGCGGTGCGCGTCGCGGATGGTGATCTCACGGGATCGATCGGCGGCGACGGCGAGCTCTTCGTCGCGTTCCGCCGGATGCTCGACAGCCTGCGCAGCCTGACGCAGCGGATCGGCACGAGCTCGGACGCCGTCGCGTCGGCGTCGGCGGGCATGTTCTCCGCGGTGCGCGAGCAGGAGACGCTCGCGACGCAGCAGACCGCGTCGCTCGAGGAGATCCGCCGCACGCTGGAGACGCTCGCAGCAGCGGCCGATGCGGTCGCGCGCGACGCACAGGCGGTGCACGAGATGTCGGGCCGCACGCTCGAGAGCTCGACGCGCATGGCCGATCAGACGCGCCTCGTGAGCGCGCACTCGGATCGGATCGGTGAGATCCTCTCGCTCATCCAGGACATCGCGGATCGCTCGGATCTGCTCGCGCTCAACGCAGCGCTCGAGGGCACGAAGGCGGGCGAGGTCGGGCGCGGGTTCTCGCTCGTCGCGGCCGAGATGCGACGCCTCTCCGAGCACGTGATGGACTCGGTGCGCGACATCCGGAAGCTCGTCGCGGACATGCGCGCGGCGTCGCACGCGTCGGTGCTCGCGACCGAGGAGAGCACCAAGCTCGCGCGCGATGCCGCGGCCGCGGCCGCGAAGATCTCGGACGCGGTGAACCGCCATCAGGAAGGCACGTCGCAGGCGAAGTCGGCGGCCGACGAGGTGGTGCGCGCGGTGAACGAGTCGCTCACCGGATCGGCGGCGACGACGCGCTCGGCGGAGTCGCTCCTGCAGCTCTCGCACGAGCTCAAGCAGGCGATCCAGGCGTTCCGCGTCGCGTCCGCCGATCTGCCGCGAGACCAGCGCAGCGGGCGCTGA
- the gltX gene encoding glutamate--tRNA ligase yields MTTKGDRVRFAPSPTGYLHIGGVRTALYNWLWARRTGGTFVLRIEDTDRERSTQESVDVILDSMKWCGLEWDEGPEVGGPNGPYFQTQRLALYREFAEKLIARGAAFRCYCTKEELDAQRAKLAPGQHFRYPGTCRTRADQPDQPYVIRMKSPTSGATGWLDLVKGRIDVPNDAQQDWVLMRGDGVPLYNFGAVVDDITMGITLIARGDDHVVNTPIQIILYEALGYALPKFAHLPMINGQDGKKLSKRHAAVSTTEYRDMGYLPDAVLNYLARLGWSHGDQEIFTRSELIQAFSWDGVGRTAAQYDAKKFAHVQASHLRTLDDAILAEKARPFAKDPVIAAGLDAERDRYIGAVGTVKTRATTLIDIVEMVDFYFREPPAEDEKAVAKFLVKESAPTLKALRDHIANVQPFDRVALEASVNEWLAQTALQMKNVAQPARVAMTGKTASPGLFDVMEVLGRERTLARLDRGIARSESA; encoded by the coding sequence ATGACGACCAAGGGAGATCGCGTCCGCTTCGCGCCTTCGCCGACCGGATACCTGCACATCGGCGGCGTTCGCACCGCGCTCTACAACTGGCTCTGGGCGCGGAGGACCGGCGGGACCTTCGTGCTGCGCATCGAGGACACCGACCGCGAGCGCAGCACGCAGGAGAGCGTCGACGTCATCCTCGACTCGATGAAGTGGTGCGGCCTCGAGTGGGACGAGGGGCCCGAGGTCGGAGGCCCGAACGGGCCTTATTTCCAGACGCAGCGGCTCGCGCTCTATCGCGAGTTCGCCGAGAAGCTCATCGCGCGCGGCGCGGCGTTCAGGTGCTACTGCACCAAGGAAGAGCTCGACGCGCAGCGCGCGAAGCTCGCGCCGGGTCAGCACTTCCGTTATCCGGGCACCTGCCGCACGCGCGCCGATCAGCCTGATCAGCCGTACGTGATCCGCATGAAGTCGCCGACGAGCGGGGCGACGGGCTGGCTCGATCTCGTGAAGGGGCGCATCGACGTCCCGAACGACGCGCAGCAGGACTGGGTGCTGATGCGCGGCGACGGAGTGCCGCTCTACAACTTCGGCGCGGTCGTCGACGACATCACGATGGGCATCACGCTGATCGCGCGCGGCGACGATCACGTCGTGAACACGCCGATCCAGATCATCCTCTACGAGGCGCTCGGCTACGCGCTGCCGAAGTTCGCGCACCTGCCGATGATCAACGGGCAGGACGGCAAGAAGCTCAGCAAGCGCCACGCGGCCGTGAGCACGACGGAGTATCGCGACATGGGCTACCTGCCCGACGCGGTGCTCAACTACCTCGCGCGCCTCGGCTGGTCGCACGGCGATCAGGAGATCTTCACGCGCAGCGAGCTGATCCAGGCGTTCTCGTGGGACGGCGTGGGCCGCACCGCGGCGCAGTACGACGCGAAGAAGTTCGCGCACGTCCAGGCGTCGCACCTGCGCACGCTCGACGACGCGATCCTCGCGGAGAAGGCGCGCCCGTTCGCGAAGGACCCGGTGATCGCCGCGGGGCTCGACGCCGAGCGCGATCGCTACATCGGCGCGGTCGGGACCGTGAAGACGCGCGCGACGACGCTGATCGACATCGTCGAGATGGTCGACTTCTACTTCCGCGAGCCGCCGGCCGAGGACGAGAAGGCGGTCGCGAAGTTCCTCGTGAAGGAGAGCGCGCCGACGCTGAAGGCGCTGCGCGATCACATCGCGAACGTGCAGCCCTTCGATCGCGTCGCGCTCGAGGCGAGCGTCAACGAGTGGCTCGCGCAGACGGCCCTGCAGATGAAGAACGTCGCGCAGCCGGCGCGCGTCGCGATGACCGGCAAGACCGCGAGCCCCGGCCTCTTCGACGTGATGGAGGTGCTCGGTCGCGAGCGCACGCTGGCCCGTCTCGATCGCGGGATCGCGCGGAGCGAATCGGCGTGA
- a CDS encoding chemotaxis protein CheW, protein MTDPLSRFREDLSGGQGHAESSARHRRALLLFEHGGALLGVPAESVDAVIAWQAPARLPCATAGIAGVVQDRGRIVAVLESPLGESERETRAVRRLIVCGTTRGFVGIPAETTRGVSTVELARDATPGELVDSSEGPLTIVDPIALISAVRETTS, encoded by the coding sequence GTGACGGATCCGCTCTCGCGGTTTCGCGAGGACTTGTCGGGGGGACAGGGACACGCGGAGAGCTCGGCGCGACATCGGCGCGCGCTGCTGCTCTTCGAGCACGGAGGTGCGCTCCTCGGGGTCCCCGCCGAGTCGGTGGACGCGGTGATCGCGTGGCAGGCTCCTGCGCGTCTGCCGTGCGCGACCGCCGGGATCGCCGGCGTGGTGCAGGACCGCGGGCGCATCGTCGCGGTGCTCGAGTCGCCGCTCGGCGAGAGCGAGCGCGAGACGCGCGCAGTGCGTCGCCTGATCGTGTGCGGCACGACGCGCGGCTTCGTGGGCATCCCCGCGGAGACGACGCGCGGCGTGAGCACGGTCGAGCTCGCGCGCGACGCGACGCCCGGAGAGCTCGTCGACTCGTCCGAGGGCCCGCTGACGATCGTGGATCCGATCGCGCTCATCTCTGCAGTACGGGAGACGACATCATGA
- a CDS encoding response regulator — protein MSSRTPSADVLVIDDSDIARESMKRALAAAGLRVIDLPSPIGATSAILRTQPRLVVIDINMPSMRGDKLASLFRKTEKLGELKIVLVSGNDTTQLDALAREAQADAVVAKSAGTDALVRTVKQLLAEAR, from the coding sequence ATGAGCTCGCGGACCCCTTCCGCCGACGTGCTGGTCATCGACGACAGCGACATCGCGCGCGAGTCGATGAAGCGCGCCCTCGCGGCCGCCGGACTGCGCGTGATCGACCTGCCTTCGCCGATCGGCGCGACGAGCGCGATCCTGCGCACGCAGCCGCGCCTCGTCGTGATCGACATCAACATGCCGTCGATGCGCGGCGACAAGCTCGCGAGCTTGTTCCGGAAGACCGAGAAGCTGGGCGAGCTGAAGATCGTGCTCGTCTCGGGGAACGACACGACGCAGCTCGACGCGCTCGCGCGCGAGGCGCAGGCGGACGCCGTCGTCGCGAAGTCGGCGGGGACCGATGCGCTCGTGAGGACCGTGAAGCAGCTGCTCGCGGAGGCTCGGTGA
- a CDS encoding M16 family metallopeptidase, translating into MTTSRRPTAPAPDAPWGPRWTTDAGMTVLLEESHAIPLVDVEVVLKTGALFDPQGKEGLGRLAARLLRMGTKRLKAEDVDEAIDSMGAALSVDVAHSMVRLHASVIRRSLPDLLELLGQLVCTPALRATDLGLVQRETIADLLSQRDNDRWLASRGLRSHLFGEHPYARPTFGNAETIQRVSRGDVADFLGTHVVAENIVLGVAGDVTEGELRAMVDRAFAKVPRGRAPEVTLPVPVIAKGRRVLVVDKPERTQTQIFLGTLGTRLADPVFYPLVVANTAFGGTFTSRLVREVRSERGWSYAANARLGADRQREAWSLYTHPSAENAVDCIALELSLIEKFVEEGISAPELSNARDYLVKSHAFDRDTAAKRLEPRLDAEVQSMPAEFYTHFVTSVGAVTLPRANEAVRARLSHEDLSIVLVATAAPLLDRLQRLPGVREVSVVPFDSL; encoded by the coding sequence GTGACCACGTCCCGACGTCCCACCGCTCCGGCGCCCGACGCGCCCTGGGGCCCGCGATGGACGACCGACGCGGGGATGACCGTGCTGCTCGAGGAGAGCCACGCGATCCCGCTGGTCGACGTCGAGGTCGTGCTGAAGACCGGCGCGCTCTTCGATCCTCAGGGCAAGGAAGGCCTCGGTCGTCTCGCGGCGCGCTTGCTCCGCATGGGCACCAAGCGCCTCAAGGCCGAGGACGTCGACGAGGCGATCGACTCGATGGGCGCGGCGCTCAGCGTCGACGTCGCGCACTCGATGGTGCGCCTGCACGCGTCGGTGATCCGGCGCAGCCTGCCCGACCTCCTCGAGCTGCTGGGTCAGCTCGTGTGCACCCCCGCGCTGCGCGCGACCGACCTCGGGCTCGTGCAGCGCGAGACGATCGCGGATCTCCTCAGCCAGCGCGACAACGATCGCTGGCTCGCGAGCCGCGGGCTCCGCTCGCACTTGTTCGGCGAGCACCCGTACGCGCGCCCCACCTTCGGCAACGCGGAGACGATCCAGCGCGTGTCGCGCGGTGACGTCGCGGACTTCCTCGGCACCCACGTGGTCGCCGAGAACATCGTGCTCGGCGTCGCGGGCGACGTGACCGAGGGCGAGCTGCGCGCGATGGTCGATCGCGCGTTCGCGAAGGTGCCGCGCGGCCGCGCGCCCGAGGTGACGCTGCCGGTCCCGGTGATCGCGAAGGGCCGACGCGTGCTGGTCGTCGACAAGCCCGAGCGCACGCAGACGCAGATCTTCCTGGGCACGCTGGGCACGCGCCTGGCCGATCCCGTCTTCTATCCGCTGGTCGTCGCGAACACTGCGTTCGGCGGCACGTTCACGTCGCGCCTGGTGCGCGAGGTGCGCAGCGAGCGCGGCTGGAGCTACGCCGCGAACGCGCGGCTCGGCGCGGATCGACAGCGCGAGGCGTGGAGCCTCTACACGCATCCTTCCGCGGAGAACGCGGTCGACTGCATCGCGCTGGAGCTCTCGTTGATCGAGAAGTTCGTCGAAGAGGGCATCAGCGCGCCCGAGCTCAGCAATGCGCGCGACTACCTCGTGAAGTCGCACGCGTTCGATCGCGACACCGCGGCCAAGCGGCTCGAGCCGCGCCTCGATGCCGAGGTGCAGTCGATGCCCGCCGAGTTCTACACGCACTTCGTGACGAGCGTCGGCGCGGTGACGCTGCCTCGCGCGAACGAAGCAGTGCGTGCGCGCCTCTCGCACGAGGACCTGTCGATCGTCCTCGTCGCGACCGCGGCGCCCCTTCTCGATCGCCTGCAGCGACTGCCGGGTGTGCGAGAAGTCTCGGTCGTTCCGTTCGACTCGCTCTGA
- a CDS encoding CPBP family intramembrane glutamic endopeptidase, whose amino-acid sequence MSKRGAAAKAAAAASEAGPYRSAAENDKRARIEWLEHGLSAKPWAQRLTELHPRNFFVRAWRVLDELAADERNEREAAGKGYDYRPIIALCVGALCLTVMEYVGHSTTFRQLLRELAPLGSREDTFWVWLRDSQWLELADFVWWSGFRVLGYFVIPAIVVKWFFKERLRDHGLETKEIRNHAWIYGLSYSAVFVGVMFVAKFVPHFTQYYPFYDLCSRSWFDLIAWELLYAAQFLSLEFFFRGFWMRSMRSAMGSQAIFAMVVPYCMIHFGKPFLEAVAAIFAGVVLGTLALRTRSIWGGCVVHIGVAITMDVTALIVSGRGMPAQWFPG is encoded by the coding sequence GTGAGCAAGCGGGGCGCTGCTGCGAAGGCCGCTGCCGCCGCGTCCGAGGCGGGGCCCTATCGCAGCGCCGCCGAGAACGACAAGCGCGCGCGCATCGAGTGGCTCGAGCACGGGCTCTCGGCGAAGCCGTGGGCGCAGCGCCTGACCGAGCTGCATCCGCGCAACTTCTTCGTGCGTGCGTGGCGCGTGCTGGACGAGCTCGCGGCCGACGAGCGCAACGAGCGAGAGGCAGCGGGCAAGGGCTACGACTACCGGCCGATCATCGCGCTCTGCGTGGGCGCGCTGTGTCTGACGGTGATGGAGTACGTCGGGCACTCGACGACGTTCCGTCAGCTGCTTCGCGAGCTCGCGCCGCTGGGCTCGCGCGAGGACACGTTCTGGGTCTGGCTGCGCGACTCGCAGTGGCTCGAGCTCGCGGACTTCGTGTGGTGGTCGGGCTTCCGCGTGCTCGGCTACTTCGTGATCCCCGCGATCGTCGTGAAGTGGTTCTTCAAGGAGCGGCTGCGCGATCACGGGCTCGAGACGAAGGAGATCCGCAACCACGCGTGGATCTACGGGCTCAGCTATTCGGCGGTGTTCGTCGGCGTGATGTTCGTCGCGAAGTTCGTCCCGCACTTCACGCAGTACTACCCGTTCTACGATCTCTGCTCGCGCAGCTGGTTCGATCTGATCGCGTGGGAGCTGCTCTATGCGGCGCAGTTCCTCTCGCTCGAGTTCTTCTTCCGCGGCTTCTGGATGCGCTCGATGCGCAGCGCGATGGGCTCGCAGGCGATCTTCGCGATGGTCGTGCCCTACTGCATGATCCACTTCGGCAAGCCGTTCCTCGAGGCGGTCGCGGCGATCTTCGCCGGCGTGGTGCTCGGGACGCTCGCGCTGCGCACGCGCTCGATCTGGGGCGGATGCGTGGTGCACATCGGCGTCGCGATCACGATGGACGTGACTGCGCTGATCGTGAGCGGGCGCGGCATGCCCGCGCAGTGGTTCCCGGGCTGA
- a CDS encoding M16 family metallopeptidase, giving the protein MEHSASAVAPAAASTTEEIEARLNAATTHAHAHVRFVEEVPFGEALRIQRWVLGNGLTILVLPDPAAPVVSYHTWLRVGSSHEKPGKTGQAHLLEHLMFHETKTLAHGEFDRLLEAAGGETNAATWVDWTYYYENLPASEIALAVRLESDRMSNLVLAKDKVASEKQVVTSERRDRVEDDVEGKVNEVLYATAFGKEHPYGWPTIGWMGDIEGFTASDCRSFYRTNYAPNGATLVVVGDVEIESLLAMIQEHYGPLGPSKLTTHDAPSAPRQRSERRKDVSWPTPTPKIAVGWHAPGYASFDHAVLTVIDQLLVGGRSSRLWKELVREKELAAEVRMSLSPFRHGGLVDLWLSAREGASIDKCFAIAEKHFKRLKKELVDEEELAKVKNRLELGFLSALETVSGKAEQIGFSETVVGDPRHSFTRLAEYRRVTSEDVRRVAREVFDDRRRTIVRVTPKERRTTSRKRSAA; this is encoded by the coding sequence ATGGAACATTCAGCTTCCGCCGTCGCGCCTGCGGCCGCCTCGACCACCGAGGAGATCGAAGCGCGCCTCAATGCCGCGACGACCCACGCGCACGCCCACGTGCGCTTCGTCGAAGAGGTCCCGTTCGGCGAGGCACTGCGCATCCAGCGCTGGGTGCTCGGCAACGGGCTCACGATCCTCGTGCTGCCCGATCCCGCGGCGCCGGTGGTCTCGTACCACACGTGGCTGCGCGTCGGCTCGAGCCACGAGAAGCCCGGAAAGACGGGCCAGGCGCACCTGCTCGAGCACCTGATGTTCCACGAGACGAAGACGCTCGCGCACGGCGAGTTCGATCGTCTGCTCGAGGCCGCCGGCGGCGAGACCAACGCCGCGACGTGGGTCGACTGGACCTACTACTACGAGAACCTGCCCGCCTCCGAGATCGCGCTCGCAGTGCGCCTCGAGAGCGATCGCATGTCGAACCTCGTGCTCGCGAAGGACAAGGTCGCGAGCGAGAAGCAGGTCGTCACGTCGGAGCGTCGCGACCGCGTCGAGGACGACGTCGAGGGCAAGGTCAACGAGGTCCTCTACGCGACGGCGTTCGGCAAGGAGCACCCCTACGGCTGGCCGACGATCGGCTGGATGGGCGACATCGAGGGGTTCACTGCGTCGGACTGTCGTTCGTTCTACCGAACGAACTACGCGCCCAACGGCGCGACGCTGGTCGTCGTCGGCGACGTCGAGATCGAGTCGCTCCTCGCGATGATCCAGGAGCACTACGGCCCGCTCGGGCCCTCGAAGCTCACGACGCACGACGCGCCGTCCGCGCCGCGCCAGCGCAGCGAGCGCCGCAAGGACGTGTCGTGGCCCACGCCCACGCCGAAGATCGCGGTGGGCTGGCACGCGCCGGGGTACGCGTCGTTCGATCACGCGGTGCTCACGGTGATCGATCAGCTGCTCGTCGGCGGTCGCTCGTCGCGGCTCTGGAAGGAGCTCGTGCGCGAGAAGGAGCTCGCGGCCGAGGTGCGCATGTCGCTCTCGCCGTTCCGCCACGGCGGGCTCGTCGATCTCTGGCTCTCGGCGCGCGAGGGCGCGTCGATCGACAAGTGCTTCGCGATCGCCGAGAAGCACTTCAAGCGCCTGAAGAAGGAGCTGGTCGACGAGGAGGAGCTCGCGAAGGTGAAGAACCGCCTCGAGCTCGGGTTCCTCTCGGCGCTCGAGACCGTGTCGGGCAAGGCCGAGCAGATCGGCTTCTCGGAGACGGTCGTGGGCGATCCGCGCCACAGCTTCACGCGCCTCGCGGAGTATCGGCGCGTGACGTCCGAGGACGTGCGGCGCGTCGCGCGCGAGGTCTTCGACGATCGCCGCCGCACCATCGTGCGCGTGACGCCGAAGGAGCGCCGCACCACTTCTCGAAAGCGCAGCGCGGCGTGA
- the pdhA gene encoding pyruvate dehydrogenase (acetyl-transferring) E1 component subunit alpha yields MGSLDMQPGEAPAARDELARMFHSMQLIRRIEEEAARAYVQGKIGGFLHLYIGQEAIAVGVEAAIRKTDWIITTYRDHGFALTRGTSARGVMAELFGKDAGCARGLGGSMHMFDGPNRFLGGHGIVGGHCSLAAGVGFRCKYLKNDEVVLCFFGEGATNIGGFHEGLSLAGLWKLPVVFVCENNMYSMGTPLERTLPAKDITDKAPGYGMARDRFEGQDVIEVRDRIAKAVARARDGEGPTLIEILTYRFRGHSMSDPGKYRTSEEVEERKRKGDPVRIARQRLLEAGASEDDVARIEAQVEEEVADAVKFADESEPAKESSMLDYVLARTTSGDGPREGGGA; encoded by the coding sequence ATGGGCTCTCTGGACATGCAGCCCGGCGAGGCCCCCGCAGCGCGCGACGAGCTCGCGCGGATGTTCCACTCGATGCAGCTGATCCGGCGCATCGAGGAGGAAGCAGCGCGGGCCTACGTGCAGGGCAAGATCGGTGGCTTCCTGCATCTCTACATCGGGCAGGAGGCGATCGCGGTCGGCGTCGAGGCAGCGATCCGCAAGACCGACTGGATCATCACGACCTATCGCGACCACGGCTTCGCGCTGACGCGCGGCACCAGCGCGCGCGGCGTGATGGCCGAGCTCTTCGGCAAGGACGCCGGGTGCGCGCGCGGTCTCGGCGGCTCGATGCACATGTTCGACGGGCCCAACCGGTTCCTCGGCGGCCACGGCATCGTCGGCGGGCACTGCTCGCTCGCCGCAGGCGTCGGCTTCCGGTGCAAGTACCTGAAGAACGACGAGGTCGTGCTCTGCTTCTTCGGCGAGGGCGCGACGAACATCGGCGGGTTCCACGAGGGGCTCTCGCTCGCGGGGCTCTGGAAGCTGCCCGTGGTGTTCGTCTGCGAGAACAACATGTACTCGATGGGCACGCCCCTCGAGCGCACGCTGCCCGCGAAGGACATCACCGACAAGGCGCCGGGCTACGGCATGGCGCGCGATCGCTTCGAGGGGCAGGACGTGATCGAGGTGCGCGACCGCATCGCGAAGGCGGTGGCGCGCGCGCGTGACGGTGAAGGTCCGACGCTGATCGAGATCCTCACCTATCGCTTCCGCGGTCACTCGATGTCGGATCCCGGCAAGTACCGCACGAGCGAGGAGGTCGAGGAGCGCAAGCGCAAGGGCGACCCCGTGCGCATCGCGCGGCAGCGCCTGCTCGAGGCGGGCGCGAGCGAGGACGACGTCGCGCGCATCGAGGCGCAGGTCGAGGAAGAGGTCGCCGACGCGGTGAAGTTCGCGGACGAGAGCGAGCCCGCGAAGGAGTCGTCGATGCTCGACTACGTCTTGGCCAGGACGACGAGCGGCGACGGGCCGCGCGAGGGAGGAGGCGCGTGA